The window TGACTGGTTGATACAGAAGAGATCTCTGGAAGAGGTAGGGACTGTGACTGAGACGAAAGGTGCCATGTATAGCAGAAAAGAGTGTAGGCTTAAAATCAAGTCTGGCTGTAAATCTTACGCAAGTCACATAAATCCTGTGTGCTTAGGTTTCCAACTCTGAGAAAGGGCAAGATACTAATGCCTGTGTGACGGGCAATTGTGGATATtagaggagatatatatataatcacaaacacacatattcatatacatattcatattttatatttaatattcataagaTATTTAACTAAACTAGTAACAACCAAAGATTATCGAAcatcagaaacacctggaggGCTGGTTAAAACACAGCTTTCAGGGCCTCACTCCCAGagtctctgcttcagtgggtctggggtgatGTATTGCATTTCTCGCGaggtcccaggtgatgctgatgctgctggtccagataCCACACTTTGAGAACGTGCTAGGATATAAGATCTCTGGGAGCAAACAAGGATTATGTCTGTCCCTTTTACCAGTGCCTTCCTAGCAGGTAAGCAATGAACATttgtcaataaataaatgaatgaatggatttcaCATAAAAAGTCTCAGTTTTCCTTTATATAACCTAGGATTTTACCTCTTGGGTCTCCACCACTGACATTGCAGGACTAGATCCCTGGGGCAGAGGAAAGACATACTTAGAGCCAGACCCTGATTCTGTGGTGTCCTACGATGGAGCTGGAGCTGCGGGGCCCTCTGCAATATGGCACTGGATCAGACCTCCAGGGGCCCAGGCCAGAGCTGACCCTGCTATCCTCCCAGAAGTAGCCCTTTCAGCCTCCATGGACCCTGCTTGCCTCAGGGCACTTTCTCCCTCTGGGGAAAGGCTCTCCTCAGGAACACTCATTCTCCAGCCAGATCCTGGCTATTCCGCCTCTCCAAGCCCCACCTTCATGCTGCCAAGACCACCCATGACTAACGAGATTTGGGAGCAATGAAGGAATGCAGAGTCAGCCTCAGATGCTTCTTTTTCTATTGTGtcaaaaaaaaagtgcaaatggtttattctgaaagaaagaagagtgcATCCTGTGCAGAGTATCTCAGAGAGTCCCCACagactccctctcccctcccctgacacCGCAGAGGTCACATGGCTGTGACTACAGCCCCAGAGCTGGATGACCTGCCCAACCCAGGCCTGAAGACCATTATCCTTAGATTGAGGAGCAAGAGttatcttcccttctcctcatACTCACGCcttttcattcatcctttccCATCAGGGGCCGGGGACACTGACAGGAGATAGAAAACCCACAAAGTAGCACACCTGGTCTTTCTAAGGAAAGCTTAGCCACAGGTGCAATAAacccaagaagaaaaataatgaataaaaaaataaaagctcatcCCGAGAGTCAGGAAGGAGTAACACAAAGGCAGTATGCAGGACACAGGCTATGAGGGTATCATCATCTTTATTGTTGCATGGTCTCCTCTTGTGCCCAGTCCTGGGGTTGACCATCAGGACAGCTCAAGCTGCAAACTCGCAAGACTTGCGGAGCAGCTGCCTGCCCCAAGGGAAGCATGGACTTAAGGAATATTCAGGCTCCTCTCAAATGGGAGTTTACAACCTAGTTGGGAAGGTCAGACAGACACAcctgaaaagtgaaaaaataattcaagacaTGTTGCAAAGCAGTTGCCAAATGGGTGGTGTGGACAAGGCAATGAGTTCTAGGAAGTCAGCACAGGCTTCTGTGGGTAGGAGCAAGCAAAAGAGGCTCCAAGGAAGAGATCTTGAAAGATGGATTGGGTTTCAGATGCTGGGAGTAGCAGAGAAGTGGTTCAGGCAGGTGGGAAAGAATGAGCAGAGGCTTGGAGGCAGAGACACCTAAGGTATGTCCTGAGGAACACCCAAGATGTGCCCGGTGACCAGACTGGTCTGGCTAGAACTGTGTACAGAGGAGGAGTCAGACTGGAGAGGTGTCTGATATCCAGGTGTGGATCCTGAGATGACATGCAAAGGAGTTTGGACATCACCTCGGCAGCAGGGAGCCTCTGAATGTCTTTGGAGAGATGCAAACAAGCACGTATTGGAAATTGTGGCTCCTAGGAAAGGAGGAGCAACGTTTTCAGGGCAGGAGACAGGAACATCTCAGGCACGcttcctttaaaaataggaaCCCTTTGCTCCAGCAGGTGCCCCACCTTTCACTCCAGCATAAGTGCCTCTTTGGTCTCCACCACCACCCAGACCCCACGGCTCTGGAAACACATCACAAGATCCACAGCCAGCACCACTCTCTCGCCACTGATCATAACCAGCTGGGCCACAGCTGGGGGCCTCTGTGTCCAGGCGGCATGGACTGGACTCACAGCAGCCTAGGTCTTCTGGGTATGGAATTGGATTTGAGCCCAAGCACGGGCTGGGATAGCGCCTAGGCTCCACGCATGGCTCTGGGCTTGGGCAGGGTGCTGGAAGGGGGACTGGCTCCGGAAGCGGGCGAGGTTCTGGGCGTTCACAGGGCTGCGGACGTGGACGTAGCTCTGGAAGCTCACACTGCCCTGGGCGATGACGTGGGGCTGGACGTGGTTCCGGACACAGATAGGGTTCTGAAAGTTGCCGTGGTGGAGGGCATGGGCGGGGCTCTGGACTTATGCATGGTTCTGGACGTGGATATGGACGTGGGACAGGAAGTGGACATCTCGGTAGTGATGGCTCTGGACATTGGTCCAGACGCCGGGGTGGACGGAAGCTTGGGAGTGGATGCGGCTCTACACGTGGCCTCAGGTCTGGGCAGGAGGTACCCCAGGAGGGTCGTGAGGCACAACTCTCAGAGCAGCGTCTTATGGGAGGAATCTGAACAGAACACTTTTGTGGGGGAACCTGCTTGGGGCAGCGCGGGGAGGAAATCTCTATTCGACACTTGGGTCCGCATCTCTGAGAGCCGCCTGAAGAAGGACCCCGAGAACAGTCACTGTTATAGATGGGCTCAGAGCGGCGGGGTGGGGTGCAGTAGTTATAGGAACCTGAAGAGCGTCTTGATGGCAGGCAGCTGCTGTAGTGGGGCTCAGAACGTCGTGGTGGGGAACAGCTGCGGTAAGAAGGCTGCAGCTGGCGAGGAGGGAGGCATCTGCCGGTGCTCTGAGGGCGACGCTGTGCGGTGAAGCTCCGGTAAGAGTCCTGGATCTGGTATTGGGGTGCGTAAGCGCTAAATGCAGCCCGGGACTGACGCTGGGGGGCGCTGCTGCTGTAGGAGCCCTGATATGGGCCCTGGGTGGAAAATCCCTCAATCTGGCACACTGGGGGACTCTCTATGTAAGTCTGGGCAGGCTGAGGAACTAGACACGGTATATAAGTCTGGATAGGGCATTCCAGATAAGTTTCTGTGTAACAAACTGGAGGACATTCTACGTAGCAGGTCTCAACAGGACATGGAGCTTCACATTGCACATAGGAAACCTCAGACTGGCATGGAGCCTGGCACTTCACTTGGGTGGTCTCAGACTGACATGGTGCCTGGGACTTCACCTGTTTGGTCTCAGATTGGCATGGTGCCTGAGACTTCACCTGTAGCGTCTTAGACTGGCGTGGAGCCTGGCACTTCACCTGGGAAACTTGAGCTGGGCATGGTGCAGGGCATTCCACAATTTGCACCTCACAAGGGACTTGGACCACCAGCTGGCTCTTGGCACAGGGGGCCTGGGAAGGGCAGAAGAAGGAACCCTTCGCACAGCAGTTGGGGAGTGGCAGGCAACACTGAATCTGCTGCTGGTCACACATGGTTCTGATGCAGGCAGGTGGGCGGGACCTAAGGGTAGAAAGACCAGGGTCAGGAGGGTGAGAGTTGTTGGGGAGAAGGCGTCAGGACCTAGGGGAAGACACCCTGTTTCTTCCCTgacctttcctcctccaccctcaaCCTTATTGAGTTAATCAAACTCAAAATTAGTCGTCTTTAGGTCACACAAATGTCACACTGAGGTCCTGACCTAAGGGAGTTTCAAAGGCACAGCCAGGGTTGCAGGTGTCCAGGGTCTCCCCTTGGAGAGTGGGCATACCAGTGTCCAGCACAAGAGGCTGCTGATGACAAGAGGATTCCCATCACTTTCCCAGGTCCTAAGTGGTGAGAGGGAGCTCTGCAGAAAGTAGAAATAACATAGTCCTCCCAAGGCCATAGCCCAAAGTGGAGACTCCACACTCACAGGAGCTTGGACATCCTCACACACGCGTGCTGGCAGCACACAGATATgtacaaacatataaaaatgcaCAGATGGGAAAAAGCACTCTGGAATAGTCTGCACTTCGAGCATCTATTGGAAAGTGAAGGATCCAGTCAGTTATTGGGCAGCTCAAACCCAACATGAAACATTTGTGTCTCTATATTCAATCTTTTTGGGTGAATTTGTTTAAACAGGCCTGCATGGACATATGCAAAACATGTCAGCTTTGGAAAGGCTCAGAACCAACATGACAACTTGCCCAGGGAGGTTGCTGTCATTAATAACCTGAAGTGATACAGTTGGCTAGCTCCAGAAATATTTTCCCCCTGGCCCTTCTGAGAGGCAGGGTGTGGTTATAATCCAGAAAATACAAGCTTCCTAAATTCCAAGACTGACATTCAGCCCCATGTAAAGCTCtactcagcagaaacattacaatCAGGTGGGTGCAGGCATACTAACCAACAACACACTTAgccagggagaagcagagggcaGTCCACACTCTTGCGCCCTCTCCCCAAATCTGCCTGTTCATGTACAGGCAGCCAAGAAACCAGCACAGCAGGAGGGCTGATTTGACTATTAGATCAAAACAGTTCTCAGTAAACTTCTGAAATGCTGAAAACGCTTCTAATAAAGGGCAAAGCCTTCCATTCTCCTTTTGTGCAGAATATCTAAATACATATGCCCTTGGGGAAAGTAACCCTCCTACACACAACTCTGGTCACAAGGTGTAAATTACGTATGCATATTTTCCAATGAGAGAGGTCCTGATGAAGGAAAATGGTACCTGAGGATGAAGCCATGTTATCAAAGGCAAATATGCTGACTTCTGTGACCCAGTTCTTCACACAAACTCCATGGATATTCTTCTTATGTCTCCAAAAGTCCACTAGACTTTTCTTTCAGGCAGATGTACTGCTCTTCCCCTGCTCCCAATTTCTCCCCTCACTATGCCTCACCCTTGTGAATCTGGGTACCCCTGAGCATCATCCCCATCCCAATCCCAGTACCAAACGTTTAGACTCACCCTCCTCACAGGCAAGCAGTCATTCAGGCTGAGGTGTCTGGACAGAGGGCTGTCTTTATATAAATGGTTCTGGGTTTGGCTTAGACCATGAGACAATTCATTGGCATCTGCCTGGCTCATCACCCAAATTGGCATTCCAGCAGCTGGTCCCCTCCCTATATGCTTGTCGTTGCAGTCACCTACAGAGTACAGGAGTGTCTGCCCCAGTGTTGACACTTCTGGACTATGAAGGAGCagattcttgttttcttcctctttctccaccctcTTGGTTTCTTTTACATCTCTAGCAGATCTGGTGGTGGGGATGAGGAGGGGTGGCAAAGGTATCTTCTCTCCAGGCCCCTACCTTCCTCCTCGTCTCAGATTCTAATCAGATAGATACAAAAGAGGATAAGTTTCCTGACTCAAAGCAATTAAAATCACCTCAAAGAGCGAGGCAACTCTACAGAATGAAGAGAACATTGGGTCAGAGCTGAGTCTAACATTCCAGGTTGGCTATTTACAGCTGTGTTAAAACCTACCTGAGTATtagtttactcatctgcaaaatggagagaattaagttttctttcctgagttgttgtaaggactaagacaattattttatacaaaagCATCCAGCCAagaatgatattcaaaatatcGAACATCTGCTCACAGTAAATGCTAACCACAAGCAACAGGCGCAGCTGGATCGATGGCTGGCTGTTGCATCCCAGTCCTGAGCTGGGTAGCCTGATGGCTTTACAGCAGGTGCTCAGCTAATGCTATGGAGTGGCCCTTGAAAACAGCGCAGTGcaggacagaaataataaactgGCATCCTGTGAACCAGATACAGACAAGATGGGATAACTTTTTATCTGTTGCCTACATAAATTTGTAAGTAATCTTTGGtatttagaaatagagaaattttacTTAAGATTCCAGATATCtaacttttcttctaaaatcaaAATTTCTGGCTTAGGTGAGCCTACCTTCCATCAACCTGATTTACAGCTGTCCTTCTTAGATAGGAGATATACTTTTATGTTCTACAATTCTCCATCATTTTTTACTATATCTACAATGAAATGTAAAGTGTGAATTCCCTTTCATTATTTTACTTgtggtcttatttttctttggtgaaattaaaggaaagtgaaataaTCCATCCTCCTGggtcatttcatttgtttatgtaacCCTCCAGCCCCTAGAGGCATTTAAGATTCTGACCAAGCTTGTGAGCAGAGATTTCCGTTAATACAGATCTGTGATTTAATCGGAGCTCTAGTACTTGCTAATGAGGTGAAAGCTACTTAACCTCCATGAGCCTTGGcctccttatctataaaatggaaaaaaaaaatggaaagaagaagaagaaggaagagaaagaggagaaggatgaagaataaagaagaagagaaagaatgaaatgaggaagaagaagaattagaaaagtcataggattattgtgtgaattaaatgaggtaattaaTCTAAAGTGAGATAACTAATCGAAAGTACTTAGCACTTAATTCGCCATTTAgctctctgggctttagtttcctcatatgaAGATGGCAGTGAAGATGCTTCATCAGTTTCTCACAAAGATAAAATCAGATAATGGTATGAAAGTGCTTTGTGACCTACAGAGCACATGCCAATCATGTCTACGAAATCCCTCCTATGGGGAAGTCTGCCCAGATCAACCTGACTTAAGAGTAGGAATTCTGGATCCTATCACTCATTCCAAAGGATTCTCCAGATACCATTCCAAACCTGAGTAGGATCGTAGACCTTCAGAAGATGAGAGCTACAAAGACCCCCAGGAATAGTCTGGTCCCACCCTGTCATTCTACAGAAGAGGACTCTGAATCCCAGACAAATGGACCTGTGGGGACCTAAAGCAAATGACTGCCTTGAAGAGACAAGACTCCAGGTAGCTCTGGTCCCAGACCAGGACTCTTTCCATTACAACAGAGAAATTATTCCTCTCATCACACAATTCAGCCAAGGTGCTCTGAACTTGGATAGCCCTGGGCTTGAGGTTGGCCTGGAAGATAGTCAGGAAATcagtagagaaggaaaacagaaaacatagaCCAGCTGACCCCATCAGAATACAAATTATTGAATCCTATTAGCTTTGTGTCTCCCACTCATTTCTTGATAGAATGTGTACTTCTTGAAGGGACAATCTctatcttgttcatctttgtatctttaGATTCCTGACAATATGAGTCTGttgataaatggatggatagatgagtggAAAGATGGCATGAAACTGGGCTTGGTTTACACATCTTCAACCACTGGAGAAGAAATGATATTGTCCACTCCAGAGACCAAAGAGCGCTGCAACCCTTGTGAATTCCTGCTTCCTGTTTTTACAAAGAGAAGTGGGAGAAGGGTCAGAGGAGAGGGCCCAGAAAGTAATATGACAATGAGGCTAGGTGTTAGAGTTTTCAACAGTATCTATAAATATATGGGGCTATTTAGAAAACCCTGTAGGTTGAAATATACATAGccagaaatataatgatataaatcTAGGAACAAGTGACAAAAATCTAGTGATTTACAAAATTGATATAAAGCTATCAAAAGAGAGTCTAGTATATagatatctacaaaaaatataaaaattaagatagGTATAATGAGCTATAGAGCAAAAATAGAGATGAagttacagattttaaaaaaatacagaagtgtAAAAGGTGCAAACTGGAAGTTGAATAGATTATGTGAAGGATACTTAGAGGCACAGGGATCACAGTACATACGAACGCCTTAATGAAAGAGATGGAGGCAACTTGAAGAACACACATAAGTCTAGAGATGATTCCTTGAGCACTTTCTGCATAAATGTCACTTGGTTAAGAATTTGACATATATTAACTCCCTTGCTCTTTAAAATAGCCCTGTGGGGGAGCCGGCCCCctcccgagtggttaagttcgagtgctccacttcggtggcccagggtttcaccaatttggatcctgggcgcggacatggcaccgctcatcaagctgtgctgaggctgcatcccacgtAGCAAAGCCAAGGACC of the Equus quagga isolate Etosha38 chromosome 13, UCLA_HA_Equagga_1.0, whole genome shotgun sequence genome contains:
- the KPRP gene encoding keratinocyte proline-rich protein isoform X1 is translated as MGILLSSAASCAGHWSRPPACIRTMCDQQQIQCCLPLPNCCAKGSFFCPSQAPCAKSQLVVQVPCEVQIVECPAPCPAQVSQVKCQAPRQSKTLQVKSQAPCQSETKQVKSQAPCQSETTQVKCQAPCQSEVSYVQCEAPCPVETCYVECPPVCYTETYLECPIQTYIPCLVPQPAQTYIESPPVCQIEGFSTQGPYQGSYSSSAPQRQSRAAFSAYAPQYQIQDSYRSFTAQRRPQSTGRCLPPRQLQPSYRSCSPPRRSEPHYSSCLPSRRSSGSYNYCTPPRRSEPIYNSDCSRGPSSGGSQRCGPKCRIEISSPRCPKQVPPQKCSVQIPPIRRCSESCASRPSWGTSCPDLRPRVEPHPLPSFRPPRRLDQCPEPSLPRCPLPVPRPYPRPEPCISPEPRPCPPPRQLSEPYLCPEPRPAPRHRPGQCELPELRPRPQPCERPEPRPLPEPVPLPAPCPSPEPCVEPRRYPSPCLGSNPIPYPEDLGCCESSPCRLDTEAPSCGPAGYDQWRESGAGCGSCDVFPEPWGLGGGGDQRGTYAGVKGGAPAGAKGSYF
- the KPRP gene encoding keratinocyte proline-rich protein isoform X2; this encodes MCDQQQIQCCLPLPNCCAKGSFFCPSQAPCAKSQLVVQVPCEVQIVECPAPCPAQVSQVKCQAPRQSKTLQVKSQAPCQSETKQVKSQAPCQSETTQVKCQAPCQSEVSYVQCEAPCPVETCYVECPPVCYTETYLECPIQTYIPCLVPQPAQTYIESPPVCQIEGFSTQGPYQGSYSSSAPQRQSRAAFSAYAPQYQIQDSYRSFTAQRRPQSTGRCLPPRQLQPSYRSCSPPRRSEPHYSSCLPSRRSSGSYNYCTPPRRSEPIYNSDCSRGPSSGGSQRCGPKCRIEISSPRCPKQVPPQKCSVQIPPIRRCSESCASRPSWGTSCPDLRPRVEPHPLPSFRPPRRLDQCPEPSLPRCPLPVPRPYPRPEPCISPEPRPCPPPRQLSEPYLCPEPRPAPRHRPGQCELPELRPRPQPCERPEPRPLPEPVPLPAPCPSPEPCVEPRRYPSPCLGSNPIPYPEDLGCCESSPCRLDTEAPSCGPAGYDQWRESGAGCGSCDVFPEPWGLGGGGDQRGTYAGVKGGAPAGAKGSYF